The proteins below are encoded in one region of Streptomyces cyanogenus:
- a CDS encoding DUF5941 domain-containing protein, giving the protein MSTAIVTGQPVPGSSLEHDLRSLGFEVRVAADAAETESLLAAVPADRRVALVDSRFVGHPHALRLGLTDPRFPLAAVPGAVTAQPAARPALTRAVARETSADGGTGAGSGPALAVDSLADRVATALDADGGTVHRPELGSLVATVPADPQARNEARQAVAAVDDEAVRLKSAVKSRDGFFTTFFISPYSRYLARWCARRGLTPNQVTTASLLTALIAAGCAATGTRGGFVAAGVLLIASFVLDCTDGQLARYALKYSTLGAWLDATFDRAKEYAYYAGLALGAARGGDDVWALALGAMVLQTCRHVVDFSFNEANHDATANTSPTAALSDKLDSVGWTVWLRRMIVLPIGERWALIAVLTAATTPRITFYVLLVGCAFAATYTTAGRVLRSVTRKAQRTDRAARALADLADNGPLASFVARTTRGRLGSPLLVALAGTAVLAVSLFSGVTWAPVAGALVYATAAGRALYRPLKGALDWLVPPLFRFAEYGTVLVLAAEADVNGALPAAFGLVAAVAYHHYDTVYRIRGNAGAPPAWLVRAIGGQEGRTLLVTALAALLTAAQFKAALTVLAVAVALVVLVESIRFWVSAGAPAVHDEGETA; this is encoded by the coding sequence TTGTCGACCGCCATCGTCACCGGTCAGCCGGTCCCCGGATCGTCACTGGAGCACGATCTGCGGTCCCTCGGCTTCGAGGTGCGGGTGGCGGCCGACGCCGCCGAGACGGAGTCCCTGCTCGCCGCCGTGCCGGCCGACCGGCGCGTGGCCCTGGTCGACTCCCGCTTCGTCGGCCACCCGCACGCGCTGCGCCTCGGCCTGACCGACCCGCGCTTCCCGCTCGCCGCCGTGCCCGGCGCCGTCACGGCCCAGCCCGCCGCCCGGCCCGCGCTCACCCGGGCCGTGGCCCGTGAGACCTCCGCCGACGGCGGCACCGGGGCAGGCAGCGGTCCGGCGCTCGCCGTGGACAGCCTCGCCGACCGGGTCGCCACCGCGCTCGACGCCGACGGCGGCACGGTGCACCGGCCCGAGCTGGGCAGCCTGGTCGCCACGGTGCCGGCCGACCCGCAGGCCCGCAACGAGGCCCGGCAGGCCGTGGCCGCCGTCGACGACGAGGCGGTACGCCTGAAGTCGGCCGTGAAGTCCCGCGACGGCTTCTTCACCACTTTCTTCATCAGCCCGTACTCGCGCTACCTCGCGCGCTGGTGCGCCCGCCGCGGACTGACCCCGAACCAGGTCACCACGGCCTCGCTGCTCACCGCGCTGATAGCCGCGGGCTGTGCGGCGACCGGCACCCGTGGCGGTTTCGTCGCGGCCGGTGTGCTGCTGATCGCCTCCTTCGTCCTGGACTGCACCGACGGCCAGCTGGCCCGCTACGCGCTGAAGTACTCCACCCTCGGCGCCTGGCTCGACGCCACCTTCGACCGGGCCAAGGAGTACGCCTACTACGCCGGCCTCGCCCTCGGCGCGGCCCGCGGCGGCGACGACGTGTGGGCCCTCGCCCTCGGCGCGATGGTCCTGCAGACCTGCCGGCACGTGGTGGACTTCTCCTTCAACGAGGCCAACCACGACGCCACCGCCAACACCAGCCCCACCGCCGCACTCTCCGACAAGCTCGACAGCGTCGGCTGGACGGTCTGGCTGCGCCGCATGATCGTGCTGCCGATCGGCGAGCGCTGGGCGCTGATCGCGGTCCTCACCGCGGCCACCACCCCGCGGATCACCTTCTACGTCCTGCTCGTCGGCTGCGCCTTCGCCGCGACGTACACCACGGCGGGCCGGGTGCTGCGCTCGGTGACGCGGAAGGCGCAGCGCACGGACCGGGCGGCGCGGGCACTGGCGGACCTCGCCGACAACGGCCCGCTCGCCTCGTTCGTGGCCCGGACCACCCGGGGCCGCCTCGGTTCCCCGCTGCTGGTGGCCCTGGCCGGCACGGCCGTCCTCGCGGTGTCCCTCTTCTCCGGTGTGACCTGGGCACCCGTCGCCGGTGCCCTGGTGTACGCGACCGCCGCCGGCCGGGCCCTGTACCGCCCCCTCAAGGGCGCCCTTGACTGGCTCGTCCCGCCGCTGTTCCGGTTCGCCGAATACGGCACCGTCCTGGTACTGGCGGCCGAAGCGGACGTGAACGGGGCCCTTCCTGCGGCTTTCGGCCTGGTGGCGGCCGTCGCCTACCATCACTACGACACGGTGTACCGCATCCGCGGCAACGCCGGAGCGCCGCCGGCCTGGCTGGTGCGCGCCATCGGGGGTCAGGAGGGGCGGACGCTGCTCGTCACCGCCCTGGCCGCATTGCTCACCGCTGCGCAGTTCAAGGCCGCGCTCACGGTCCTCGCCGTGGCCGTCGCCCTGGTGGTGCTCGTCGAGAGCATCCGCTTCTGGGTGTCCGCTGGGGCGCCCGCCGTACACGACGAAGGAGAAACCGCATGA
- a CDS encoding sugar phosphate nucleotidyltransferase, translated as MIGLVLAAGAGRRLRPYTDSLPKALVPVGPAGIEDSITVLDLTLGNFAEIGLTEVAIIVGYRKEAVYERKAALEAKYGLKLTLIDNDKAEEWNNAYSLWCGRDALKDGVILANGDTVHPVSVEKTLLAARGEGKKIILALDTVKNLADEEMKVVVDPDKGMTRITKLMDPAEATGEYIGVTLIEGDAAPELADALKTVWETDPQQFYEHGYQELVNRGFRIDVAPIGDVKWVEIDNHDDLARGREIACQY; from the coding sequence ATGATCGGCCTCGTGCTCGCGGCCGGCGCCGGACGGCGTCTGCGCCCCTACACCGACAGCCTGCCGAAGGCGCTGGTGCCGGTGGGGCCCGCGGGCATAGAGGACTCGATCACGGTGCTGGACCTGACGCTCGGCAACTTCGCCGAGATCGGGCTGACCGAGGTCGCGATCATCGTCGGCTACCGCAAGGAGGCCGTCTACGAGCGCAAGGCGGCCCTGGAGGCCAAGTACGGCCTCAAGCTCACCCTCATCGACAACGACAAGGCCGAGGAGTGGAACAACGCCTACTCCCTGTGGTGCGGCCGTGACGCCCTCAAGGACGGCGTGATCCTCGCCAACGGCGACACCGTGCACCCGGTCTCCGTCGAGAAGACGCTGCTCGCGGCCCGCGGCGAGGGCAAGAAGATCATCCTCGCCCTGGACACGGTGAAGAACCTGGCCGACGAGGAGATGAAGGTCGTCGTCGACCCCGACAAGGGCATGACGAGGATCACCAAGCTGATGGACCCGGCCGAGGCCACCGGCGAGTACATCGGCGTCACCCTGATCGAGGGCGACGCCGCGCCGGAGCTGGCCGACGCGCTGAAGACGGTCTGGGAGACCGACCCGCAGCAGTTCTACGAGCACGGCTACCAGGAACTCGTCAACCGGGGCTTCCGCATCGACGTGGCGCCGATCGGCGACGTCAAGTGGGTCGAGATCGACAACCACGACGATCTCGCCCGCGGACGGGAGATCGCGTGCCAGTACTGA